One region of Halomicrobium sp. LC1Hm genomic DNA includes:
- a CDS encoding SWIM zinc finger domain-containing protein, protein MTDTESDASGDPERFSTGSQTPTRDSIREICTAQSFQRGVEYFEAGQVRDLTVADSEVTATVRGSHDYRTTVDLSATQFAPRCSCPYDYDGECKHVVAVLLAVADRSDELLGDRSDTSDYGDEAAQASNKPTPRAVERAVDEADDETVRTFLSRILAEDEHRREQFLALVDGPAEKSAADYRREIDQRFEDATGKRGIVEYDTRLDFSQYYDRADTYRENANAEQALKIYRALAETIHENLDRIDDSSGHYGDQVARAVETYAETVREMDRSPEERHEYIDSLFEQYRTTEFDFVGEYYDEALRAVCETTADLEHLRSLLEPHVPADLPLSESDLPDENDSGNGEDGPTGEGDVPIDGSTATRVPDPTRDRLDADLFTGGAIDVDRLSAIPLDIEAFVGETLTEKIEAFALEGDARDASRSGSQYTPHERTLLSTYVWVLSELDERDTLRAILADVYTERPSFCRQYVDELLADDRDDRAEDVVEDGLDQFTHSHEFHRFAAEFYDERDDDRYRERLRTLFVRFEDWDAYDELKTACSDERWESVFHGIVTQLGRLDPDRLIDLYCHEGEREKTLSRVLDSEDVATLKRYRADVADLDPEKYFEAYQERLEPYLASDTGRDHYRTVIEHLREMERLGFEDELDAFVARLREKHSNRPAFLDELDTAGF, encoded by the coding sequence ATGACTGACACCGAGTCCGACGCGAGCGGCGATCCCGAGCGATTCAGTACGGGCTCACAGACACCGACCCGTGATTCGATCCGCGAGATCTGTACCGCACAGTCGTTCCAGCGCGGCGTCGAGTACTTCGAGGCGGGCCAGGTCCGCGACCTCACCGTCGCGGACAGCGAGGTGACTGCGACGGTCCGTGGCAGCCACGACTACCGGACGACGGTCGACTTGTCGGCGACACAGTTTGCTCCCCGGTGTTCGTGCCCCTACGACTACGACGGCGAGTGCAAGCACGTCGTCGCGGTGTTGCTGGCCGTGGCCGACCGCTCGGACGAACTGTTGGGTGATCGATCGGACACGTCCGACTACGGCGACGAGGCGGCCCAAGCATCGAACAAGCCGACGCCGAGAGCCGTCGAACGAGCGGTCGACGAGGCCGACGACGAGACGGTGCGGACGTTCTTGAGTCGGATCCTCGCCGAGGACGAGCACCGAAGAGAGCAGTTCCTCGCCCTTGTCGATGGGCCGGCCGAGAAAAGCGCCGCCGACTACAGGCGCGAGATCGACCAGCGCTTCGAGGATGCCACCGGAAAGCGTGGCATCGTCGAATACGATACGCGACTCGATTTCAGCCAGTACTACGATCGAGCGGATACCTACCGGGAGAACGCTAACGCCGAGCAAGCCCTGAAGATATATCGGGCGCTCGCGGAGACGATCCACGAGAATCTCGATCGGATCGACGACAGCAGCGGCCACTACGGCGACCAAGTCGCACGGGCGGTCGAGACTTACGCGGAGACCGTTCGCGAGATGGACCGATCTCCCGAGGAACGACACGAATACATAGACAGCCTGTTCGAGCAGTACCGGACGACGGAGTTCGACTTCGTGGGGGAGTACTACGACGAGGCGCTTCGAGCGGTCTGTGAGACGACTGCCGATCTCGAACATCTCCGGTCGTTGCTGGAACCCCACGTACCGGCCGACCTACCTCTCTCCGAGAGCGATCTTCCGGACGAGAACGACTCCGGGAACGGCGAGGATGGACCGACTGGTGAGGGCGACGTTCCGATTGACGGATCGACTGCAACGCGGGTTCCCGATCCGACGAGAGACCGTTTGGACGCCGATCTGTTCACCGGCGGAGCGATCGATGTCGACCGTCTCAGCGCGATCCCGCTCGATATCGAAGCATTCGTCGGCGAGACGCTCACGGAAAAGATCGAAGCGTTCGCACTGGAGGGAGACGCCCGAGATGCCTCTCGCTCGGGATCTCAGTACACCCCTCACGAGCGAACACTGCTCTCGACGTACGTCTGGGTACTGTCGGAACTCGACGAGCGGGACACGCTCCGTGCGATCCTCGCCGACGTGTACACGGAGCGTCCGTCGTTCTGTCGGCAATACGTCGACGAACTTCTCGCGGACGATCGAGACGACCGCGCGGAGGACGTCGTCGAGGACGGGCTCGATCAGTTCACCCATTCCCACGAATTCCACCGGTTCGCGGCCGAGTTCTACGACGAACGCGACGACGATCGATACCGGGAGCGTCTCCGAACGCTGTTCGTCCGATTCGAGGACTGGGACGCCTACGACGAACTGAAGACCGCTTGCTCCGACGAGCGGTGGGAATCGGTCTTCCACGGGATCGTCACACAACTCGGGCGGCTCGATCCCGATCGGCTGATCGACCTGTACTGCCACGAAGGCGAACGCGAGAAGACCCTGTCGAGAGTCCTCGACAGCGAAGACGTGGCGACGCTCAAACGCTACCGGGCCGACGTCGCTGACCTCGATCCCGAGAAGTACTTCGAGGCGTATCAGGAGCGACTGGAGCCGTACCTGGCCAGCGACACCGGTCGCGATCACTACCGAACCGTGATCGAGCACCTGCGCGAGATGGAACGCCTCGGGTTCGAGGACGAACTGGACGCGTTCGTCGCTCGCCTCCGAGAGAAGCACTCGAATCGACCTGCGTTCCTCGACGAACTCGATACCGCCGGCTTCTAG
- a CDS encoding sugar-specific transcriptional regulator TrmB has product MDEFDPTPTTDEPHWQQDTDTFGRIYDVVLGTTTSTPYAEIAEIADCSANAAKKHLDRLVEMGIARADTDGQPARYARNDAYLEWQEASRIAREMTVEEIVERVSDLEAERESYEERFEATDPVSVSAFDGDDHDAVHERMAAIGDWHAVIRDIRLYELARQISQNDGHLIPA; this is encoded by the coding sequence ATGGACGAGTTCGATCCGACCCCAACGACTGACGAGCCCCACTGGCAGCAGGACACGGACACGTTCGGGCGGATATACGACGTCGTGCTTGGCACCACGACATCGACGCCGTATGCGGAGATCGCAGAAATTGCGGATTGTTCGGCGAACGCGGCGAAGAAACATCTCGACCGGCTCGTCGAGATGGGGATCGCTCGCGCCGACACAGACGGACAACCCGCCCGATATGCGCGCAACGACGCGTACTTGGAGTGGCAAGAAGCGAGCCGTATCGCCCGTGAGATGACGGTCGAGGAGATCGTCGAGCGCGTGAGTGATCTCGAAGCAGAACGCGAATCCTACGAAGAGCGGTTCGAGGCGACTGACCCGGTATCGGTGTCGGCATTCGATGGTGATGACCACGATGCCGTTCATGAACGAATGGCTGCAATTGGTGACTGGCACGCCGTCATTCGCGATATCCGGCTCTACGAACTCGCTCGTCAGATCTCACAGAACGATGGCCATCTCATTCCAGCGTGA
- a CDS encoding DUF4330 domain-containing protein: MQVLDDEGNLFGFVNVIDALVVLLVLAVVVAGGALVFGGGDQSEPEPSLGTTNVTLDLGTQPDYIAAEMNEGDTYSPGGDSELTITDIHLSPQDGKTHVTARAELQGQPNDNDDSVSYADAPLRFGRTLDIATSRYKISGEIRAIGDGNSLDRETTTVVLQDTVPTADARQMTAGDEVQLAGRTIATVTDVAAYPKNNSTQRTVYVEAELETYAQRGERRFGTTQLRRGQTVTLPASEYTIDGRLERIGDGLDRKETDVLVESTVDVETAARIADGDLATIAGHETAEVQTVTTYATGDPDRKRVFVGLSLQTLSYGQRQQFGDMHVQRGNSVEISTESYELSGPIRRIGTLEERGTLANRTVTLRMTDVREDMADAIDAGMTERSGETTVARVTRVNTEPAVIIATGDNGSVNVVDHPFLRDITLTTELQVRETTSGVRFKGDTIRQGSTVVLDLGTITVRAELVSIGG; encoded by the coding sequence ATGCAAGTCCTCGACGACGAAGGGAACCTCTTCGGGTTCGTCAACGTTATCGACGCGCTCGTCGTCTTACTGGTTCTCGCTGTCGTAGTCGCCGGTGGTGCCCTCGTCTTCGGCGGTGGCGACCAGTCGGAACCAGAGCCCTCCCTCGGGACGACGAATGTCACGCTCGATCTCGGCACACAACCAGACTACATCGCCGCCGAGATGAACGAAGGCGACACCTACAGCCCCGGCGGTGACTCGGAGCTCACGATCACGGACATCCATCTCTCACCACAGGATGGCAAAACACACGTCACCGCACGGGCCGAACTCCAGGGTCAGCCAAACGACAACGACGACAGTGTCTCCTACGCTGATGCCCCTCTGCGTTTCGGGCGCACACTCGACATCGCCACGAGTCGGTACAAGATAAGTGGTGAGATCCGAGCCATCGGCGACGGGAATTCGCTCGACAGAGAGACGACGACTGTCGTCCTACAGGACACTGTCCCAACGGCCGACGCCCGGCAGATGACGGCCGGGGACGAAGTGCAGCTCGCGGGACGGACCATCGCGACGGTAACGGACGTAGCCGCGTACCCGAAGAATAACTCGACCCAGCGAACCGTCTACGTCGAAGCCGAACTCGAAACGTACGCCCAGCGGGGCGAGCGTCGCTTCGGGACCACGCAACTCCGTCGCGGTCAGACAGTCACACTCCCAGCGAGCGAGTACACGATCGACGGCCGACTCGAACGAATCGGGGACGGTCTCGACCGCAAAGAGACAGACGTACTCGTCGAAAGTACCGTCGACGTCGAGACGGCAGCACGAATTGCCGACGGTGACCTCGCGACGATCGCCGGGCACGAAACCGCGGAAGTCCAGACCGTCACGACGTACGCAACGGGTGATCCCGACCGTAAGCGCGTGTTCGTCGGACTCTCACTACAGACGCTGTCGTACGGCCAGCGCCAGCAATTCGGTGACATGCACGTCCAGCGGGGCAACAGTGTCGAGATTTCGACCGAAAGCTACGAGCTGTCGGGACCGATCCGTCGCATCGGCACGCTCGAAGAACGTGGCACGCTCGCTAACCGCACGGTCACGCTCCGGATGACCGACGTCCGCGAGGACATGGCCGATGCGATCGATGCGGGCATGACCGAACGCTCGGGAGAGACGACCGTCGCCCGGGTTACGCGCGTCAACACCGAGCCAGCCGTCATCATCGCCACGGGAGACAACGGCTCGGTGAACGTCGTCGACCATCCGTTCCTTCGAGACATCACGCTCACCACGGAACTTCAGGTCAGAGAGACGACCAGCGGCGTCCGGTTCAAGGGCGACACGATCAGACAGGGCTCGACGGTCGTTCTCGACCTGGGGACGATCACCGTCCGAGCCGAACTCGTCAGTATCGGCGGGTGA